The proteins below are encoded in one region of Apium graveolens cultivar Ventura chromosome 4, ASM990537v1, whole genome shotgun sequence:
- the LOC141718841 gene encoding putative calcium-binding protein CML41: protein MEPSDVVPKHFGCFSHKSLKLRLNSFKSSKYSNSSNLSSPRSPVSPNVTLAPKFSTSNKRDDFLNQVFCRFDGNNDGKISALELRSYFASIGENISHEEAQGVIDDMDSDGDNLIDFQDFKRLMMTRKGEDEGNEIINKEDEDIKAAFEMFEMEKGCGRITPKSLQRMLSRLGEPKSYDECVTMIQVFDMDGDGELDFNEFNQMMA from the coding sequence ATGGAACCTAGTGATGTAGTTCCAAAGCATTTTGGTTGTTTTTCTCATAAGAGTCTAAAACTACGCCTAAATAGCTTTAAATCATCCAAGTACTCTAATTCAAGTAATTTGAGCTCCCCTAGATCTCCCGTTTCTCCAAATGTTACACTTGCACCAAAATTCAGTACTAGCAATAAACGAGATGATTTTCTAAACCAAGTTTTTTGTCGTTTCGATGGCAACAATGATGGCAAGATCTCTGCATTGGAACTTAGATCTTACTTTGCTTCCATTGGAGAGAACATTTCTCATGAGGAAGCTCAAGGGGTCATTGATGATATGGATAGCGACGGAGACAATTTGATCGATTTTCAAGATTTTAAGAGGCTGATGATGACAAGGAAAGGAGAAGACGAAGGAAATGAGATTATAAACAAGGAGGATGAGGATATTAAGGCAGCTTTTGAGATGTTTGAAATGGAGAAAGGTTGTGGAAGGATAACACCAAAAAGCTTGCAAAGAATGTTGAGTCGTTTAGGGGAACCTAAATCGTATGACGAGTGTGTTACCATGATCCAAGTGTTTGATATGGATGGTGATGGAGAGCTTGATTTTAATGAGTTTAATCAAATGATGGCTTAA